ATTACACAAAGATAAGGGGAGTATTCCTATCTCAGGAGTTATAGCCCCAGGACACGTATCTACTATAATTGGTGCTATGAGTTGGGACTTTTTACCTAAAGAATATAAAATTCCTGCAGTCGTTACAGGTTTCGAACCTATGGATGTCATTGCCAGTATTCTCAAAATACTACAAATGATTTATACTGAAAATATATCTTATACAGAGCTTGAATACAAAAGAGTTGCTACTCGTGAGGGAAACAAATATGCACAGAATGCAATAAATAAAGTTTTTGTGGTTACAGATGCGATATGGAGAGGAATAGGCTTAATACCTAAAAGTGGGCTTGCTCTACAAGAAAAATATTCAAAATACGATGCTAAAGAACAACTCGGCATAAAAGATGTGCCATGGGATTATGATTTGCCCCCAAATTGCAAATGCGCAGAGGTAACACTTGGAATGGCGTATCCTACAGACTGCCCAATGTTTATGAAAGCATGCACTCCTGCAAAACCTTGGGGACCATGTATGGTATCTATGGAAGGAGCATGTTCTGTATGGGCACGATTTGGATCTGTTCAAAAGGTATTAAATATTATGGACGAGGTAAGATAAGATGTGTTGGGGAGTCCCTGCTAGAGTCATATCAATAGATTCTGATGTAACAGCAACGGTTGATTTTCTAAGCGGCACTCTTAAAAAGGTTGTAATAGGAGTAGATGATTTAAAGGTTGGTGATTTTGTCATTGTTCACGCTGGTGTTATAATATCTAAAATAACAAAAGAGGACGTCATAGAAAATATAAACTTTATTGCAGAACAAATAAGGGAGACAGCATTAATGACTGGAGAAGATGCAGATAAAGCAGTCAAAGAATTTCTTAATATGGCAATGAAAATTTTGGGTGAATAGAATATGGACACAATACTTATTTCTCATGGTAATGGAGGAAGAGAAACACAACTTTTGCTTCAGCAAATAATTTTTTTAAAAGTACCTGAGAAATTAAAAC
This is a stretch of genomic DNA from Thermoprotei archaeon. It encodes these proteins:
- the hypD gene encoding hydrogenase formation protein HypD; its protein translation is MDFSLLPKQIEAVFRENSLLAKSILSQIYQITPLAMQKLKRERIKIMNFCGSHEWTTTHYGLRYMIPKEIELIPGPGCPVCVTPSSDIENIIKLAMEGFRIYTFGDVFKLPTVKHYKKDEVGSLAVAKSMNADVQIVYSFIDAVDDAKHNKKPSIFMGIGFETTAPSYAILFERNKVPENLLFYSSLRLTAPAAEYAIKLHKDKGSIPISGVIAPGHVSTIIGAMSWDFLPKEYKIPAVVTGFEPMDVIASILKILQMIYTENISYTELEYKRVATREGNKYAQNAINKVFVVTDAIWRGIGLIPKSGLALQEKYSKYDAKEQLGIKDVPWDYDLPPNCKCAEVTLGMAYPTDCPMFMKACTPAKPWGPCMVSMEGACSVWARFGSVQKVLNIMDEVR
- a CDS encoding HypC/HybG/HupF family hydrogenase formation chaperone; translation: MCWGVPARVISIDSDVTATVDFLSGTLKKVVIGVDDLKVGDFVIVHAGVIISKITKEDVIENINFIAEQIRETALMTGEDADKAVKEFLNMAMKILGE